One stretch of Arachis hypogaea cultivar Tifrunner chromosome 20, arahy.Tifrunner.gnm2.J5K5, whole genome shotgun sequence DNA includes these proteins:
- the LOC140182941 gene encoding uncharacterized protein, producing MELLHRRIPSRLATYPRCHAPTEIIIHCLFSCEKAKEVWNMSPYCGITAGEEENLFFKCWEAKKKHLIFNPTEEQNLVSLGIYCWCIWRSHNDHVFGQGAKTPQEVDGLARRMINWVSVTANEPQI from the coding sequence ATGGAGCTGCTTCATCGAAGGATCCCCTCGAGACTGGCTACCTATCCGCGGTGTCATGCACCCACAGAAATCATCATACATTGCCTATTCTCTTGTGAGAAAGCTAAAGAAGTGTGGAATATGAGCCCTTACTGTGGTATTACTGCTGGCGAAGAGGAAAATCTGTTCTTCAAGTGTTGGGAGGCGAAGAAGAAACACTTAATTTTTAACCCAACTGAAGAGCAGAACCTAGTATCATTGGGGATTTACTGCTGGTGTATATGGCGGTCTCACAACGACCACGTCTTTGGGCAAGGTGCCAAGACTCCCCAAGAAGTGGATGGCCTCGCGAGAAGGATGATTAACTGGGTTTCAGTAACTGCCAATGAACCCCAAATCTGA
- the LOC112782688 gene encoding BRASSINOSTEROID INSENSITIVE 1-associated receptor kinase 1, producing MGNVEMVTSTCKGSFLVCAILVLDLVLKVSGNAEGDALNALKSNLQDPNNVLQSWDATLVNPCTWFHVTCNSDNSVTRVDLGNADLSGTLVPNLGNLPNLQYLELYSNNITGKIPDELGNLTNLVSLDLYLNVLTGPIPATLGKLSNLRFLRLNNNTLSGGIPMSLTGITSLQVLDLSNNHLKGTVPVNGSFSLFTPISYQNNPDLIQPKNAPSAPLSPPSAPSSGNSATGAIAGGVAAGAALLFAAPAIALAYWRRRKPQDHFFDVPAEEDPEVHLGQLKRFSLRELQVATDNFSNKHILGRGGFGKVYKGRLADGSLVAVKRLKEERTQGGELQFQTEVEMISMAVHRNLLRLRGFCMTPTERLLVYPFMVNGSVASCLRERNESQPPLDWPIRKRIALGAARGLAYLHDHCDPKIIHRDVKAANILLDEEFEAVVGDFGLAKLMDYKDTHVTTAVRGTIGHIAPEYLSTGKSSEKTDVFGYGVMLLELITGQRAFDLARLANDDDVMLLDWVKGLLKDKKLETLVDADLQGNYIDEEVEQLIQVALLCTQGSPMERPKMSEVVRMLEGDGLAEKWEQWQKEEMFRQDFNHIHHPNANWIVDSTSHIQADELSGPR from the exons ATGGGAAACGTGGAGATGGTGACTTCAACTTGCAAGGGTTCTTTTCTTGTTTGTGCAATTTTGGTGCTTGATTTGGTGCTTAAGGTCTCTGGCAATGCAGAAG GTGATGCCCTAAATGCATTGAAGAGCAACTTACAAGATCCTAACAATGTTCTTCAAAGCTGGGATGCCACCCTTGTCAATCCATGCACATGGTTTCATGTTACATGCAATAGTGATAATAGTGTGACCCGTGT TGATCTTGGAAATGCAGATCTATCGGGTACATTGGTTCCAAACCTTGGTAATCTACCAAATTTACAGTACCT GGAGCTTTATAGTAATAATATAACTGGAAAAATCCCAGACGAGCTTGGAAATTTGACAAACTTGGTGAGCTTGGATCTTTACTTGAATGTGCTAACTGGTCCAATACCAGCTACATTGGGCAAGCTTAGTAATCTACGCTTCCT GCGTCTCAACAATAACACCTTGTCAGGAGGCATTCCCATGTCTTTGACCGGGATCACTTCACTGCAAGTTCT TGATCTCTCAAACAACCACCTAAAAGGAACTGTGCCAGTCAATGGTTCATTTTCATTGTTTACTCCGATCAG TTATCAAAATAATCCTGACTTGATACAACCAAAGAATGCTCCTTCTGCACCATTATCTCCTCCATCAGCACCTTCTTCAG GTAACAGTGCTACTGGAGCTATTGCTGGAGGAGTTGCTGCAGGTGCTGCTTTGTTGTTTGCAGCCCCTGCTATCGCACTTGCATATTGGCGAAGAAGGAAGCCTCAGGATCATTTCTTTGATGTCCCTG CTGAGGAGGATCCTGAAGTTCACCTAGGCCAGCTTAAAAGGTTTTCGCTGCGTGAGCTGCAAGTTGCAACAGATAACTTTAGTAACAAACATATTCTTGGTAGAGGTGGATTTGGGAAGGTATATAAAGGGCGTTTAGCTGATGGTAGTCTTGTAGCAGTAAAAAGGCTGAAAGAGGAGCGCACACAGGGTGGGGAGCTGCAATTTCAAACAGAGGTGGAAATGATCAGCATGGCCGTGCATCGCAATTTGCTTCGGCTCCGTGGTTTTTGCATGACACCTACTGAACGGTTGCTTGTGTATCCTTTCATGGTTAACGGAAGTGTGGCATCATGTTTACGAG AACGTAATGAATCTCAACCGCCACTTGACTGGCCAATACGCAAGCGTATTGCATTGGGAGCTGCTAGGGGGCTTGCTTATTTGCACGACCATTGTGACCCTAAGATTATTCATCGTGATGTCAAAGCTGCAAATATATTATTGGATGAAGAATTTGAAGCAGTTGTTGGAGATTTTGGCTTAGCGAAACTTATGGATTACAAAGATACTCATGTTACCACTGCTGTACGTGGTACAATTGGGCATATAGCACCAGAGTACCTCTCAACTGGGAAGTCGTCAGAGAAGACTGATGTTTTTGGATACGGTGTGATGCTTCTTGAACTAATAACCGGGCAGAGGGCTTTCGATCTGGCTCGACTTGCCAATGATGATGATGTCATGTTGCTTGATTGG GTTAAAGGGCTTCTTAAAGACAAGAAGTTGGAAACACTGGTTGACGCGGATCTGCAGGGCAATTATATCGATGAGGAGGTAGAGCAGTTAATCCAAGTAGCGTTGCTATGCACACAAGGCTCCCCTATGGAAAGACCGAAGATGTCCGAGGTGGTTAGAATGCTAGAAGGCGACGGTTTGGCCGAAAAATGGGAGCAGTGGCAGAAAGAGGAGATGTTCCGTCAAGATTTCAACCACATCCATCACCCCAATGCAAATTGGATAGTAGACTCTACTTCTCACATCCAAGCAGATGAACTATCTGGTCCTAGATGA
- the LOC112782690 gene encoding uncharacterized protein isoform X1, protein MGNVEMVTSTCKGSFLVCAILLLDLVLKVSGNAEGDALNALKSNLQDPNNVLQSWDATLVNPCTWFHVTCNSDNSVTRVDLGNADLSGTLVPNLGNLPNLQYLELFNNNITGKIPDELGNLKNLVSLDLYLNVLTGPIPATLGKLSYLRVLRLNNNALSGGIPMSLTRINTLQVLDLSNNKLKGTVPVNGSFSMFTPIRLVLIVLFISVTIIKR, encoded by the exons ATGGGAAACGTGGAGATGGTGACTTCAACTTGCAAGGGTTCTTTTCTTGTTTGTGCAATTTTGCTGCTTGATTTGGTGCTTAAGGTCTCTGGCAATGCAGAAG GCGATGCCCTAAATGCATTGAAGAGCAACCTACAAGATCCTAACAATGTTCTTCAAAGCTGGGATGCCACCCTTGTCAATCCATGCACATGGTTTCATGTTACATGCAATAGTGATAATAGTGTGACCCGTGT TGATCTTGGAAATGCAGATCTATCGGGTACATTGGTTCCAAACCTTGGTAATCTACCAAATTTACAGTACCT GGagctttttaataataatataactggAAAAATCCCAGACGAGCTTGGAAATTTGAAAAACTTGGTGAGCTTGGATCTTTACTTGAATGTGCTAACTGGTCCAATACCAGCTACATTGGGCAAGCTTAGTTATCTACGCGTCCT GCGTCTCAACAATAACGCCTTGTCAGGAGGCATTCCCATGTCTTTGACCAGGATCAATACACTGCAAGTTCT TGATCTCTCAAACAACAAGCTAAAAGGGACTGTGCCAGTCAATGGTTCATTTTCAATGTTTACTCCGATCAGGTTGGTGCTAATAGTTTTATTTATATCTGTGACTATTATTAAGAGGTGA
- the LOC112782690 gene encoding uncharacterized protein isoform X2 yields the protein MGNVEMVTSTCKGSFLVCAILLLDLVLKVSGNAEGDALNALKSNLQDPNNVLQSWDATLVNPCTWFHVTCNSDNSVTRVDLGNADLSGTLVPNLGNLPNLQYLELFNNNITGKIPDELGNLKNLVSLDLYLNVLTGPIPATLGKLSYLRVLRLNNNALSGGIPMSLTRINTLQVLDLSNNKLKGTVPVNGSFSMFTPISFQNNPGLIQPKM from the exons ATGGGAAACGTGGAGATGGTGACTTCAACTTGCAAGGGTTCTTTTCTTGTTTGTGCAATTTTGCTGCTTGATTTGGTGCTTAAGGTCTCTGGCAATGCAGAAG GCGATGCCCTAAATGCATTGAAGAGCAACCTACAAGATCCTAACAATGTTCTTCAAAGCTGGGATGCCACCCTTGTCAATCCATGCACATGGTTTCATGTTACATGCAATAGTGATAATAGTGTGACCCGTGT TGATCTTGGAAATGCAGATCTATCGGGTACATTGGTTCCAAACCTTGGTAATCTACCAAATTTACAGTACCT GGagctttttaataataatataactggAAAAATCCCAGACGAGCTTGGAAATTTGAAAAACTTGGTGAGCTTGGATCTTTACTTGAATGTGCTAACTGGTCCAATACCAGCTACATTGGGCAAGCTTAGTTATCTACGCGTCCT GCGTCTCAACAATAACGCCTTGTCAGGAGGCATTCCCATGTCTTTGACCAGGATCAATACACTGCAAGTTCT TGATCTCTCAAACAACAAGCTAAAAGGGACTGTGCCAGTCAATGGTTCATTTTCAATGTTTACTCCGATCAG TTTTCAAAATAATCCTGGCTTGATACAACCAAAGATGTAG
- the LOC112784250 gene encoding protein RAE1 isoform X2, with amino-acid sequence MSNFLTSTNHNPNKSIEVNQPPTDSVSSLSFSPKANFLVATSWDNQVRCWEVARNGVNVGTVPKASISHDHPVLCSTWKDDGTTVFSGGCDKQVKMWPLLSGGQPMTVAMHDAPIKEIAWIPEMSLLVTGSWDKTLRYWDTRQPNPVHTQQLPERCYAMTVRHPLMVVGTADRNLIVYNLQNPQVEFKRIVSPLKYQTRCLAAFPDQQGFLVGSIEGRVGVHHLDDGQQGKNFTFKCHREGNEIYSVNSLNFHPVCYDWSKGAENCNPATAKTYIFLHLPQESEVKGKPRIGTTGRK; translated from the exons ATGTCGAATTTCTTGACAAGCACGAATCATAACCCTAACAAGTCCATTGAG GTGAATCAACCTCCAACTGATTCAGTctcaagtctcagtttcagtCCCAAAGCTAATTTCCTCGTTGCCACTTCCTGGGACAACCAG GTTCGGTGTTGGGAGGTAGCAAGGAATGGGGTGAATGTTGGTACTGTCCCCAAGGCATCTATATCTCATGACCACCCG GTTTTGTGCTCGACTTGGAAAGATGATGGCACAACTGTCTTCTCTGGTGGCTGTGACAAGCAAGTAAAGATGTGGCCTTTGTTATCTGGTGGTCAACCAATGACTGTTGCGATGCATGATGCACCAATCAAAGAGATCGCTTGGATTCCGGAGATGAGCCTTTTAGTAACTGGAAGCTGGGACAAAACTCTGAG GTACTGGGATACAAGGCAACCAAATCCAGTGCACACCCAGCAACTCCCGGAGCGCTGCTATGCAATGACAGTGAGGCATCCTCTGATGGTTGTTGGCACAGCTGATAGAAATCTGATTGTATACAACTTGCAAAATCCTCAG GTTGAATTCAAGAGAATCGTTTCACCCTTAAAGTATCAAACAAGGTGCCTTGCAGCATTCCCTGATCAACAAGGTTTCTTG GTTGGATCAATTGAAGGAAGAGTTGGGGTGCATCATTTGGATGATGGTCAGCAGGGAAAAAACTTCACTTTCAAATGCCACAGAGAGGGAAATGAAATATACTCTGTCAACTCCTTAAATTTCCATCCG GTCTGCTATGACTGGAGTAAAGGGGCAGAAAATTGTAATCCTGCTACAGCAAAGACGTACATCTTCCTCCACTTGCCACAG GAGTCTGAGGTTAAGGGCAAACCACGCATTGGTACTACAGGAAGAAAATAA
- the LOC112784250 gene encoding protein RAE1 isoform X1: MSNFLTSTNHNPNKSIEVNQPPTDSVSSLSFSPKANFLVATSWDNQVRCWEVARNGVNVGTVPKASISHDHPVLCSTWKDDGTTVFSGGCDKQVKMWPLLSGGQPMTVAMHDAPIKEIAWIPEMSLLVTGSWDKTLRYWDTRQPNPVHTQQLPERCYAMTVRHPLMVVGTADRNLIVYNLQNPQVEFKRIVSPLKYQTRCLAAFPDQQGFLVGSIEGRVGVHHLDDGQQGKNFTFKCHREGNEIYSVNSLNFHPIHHTFATAGSDGAFNFWDKDSKQRLKAMLRCNQPIPCSTFNNDGSIFAYSVCYDWSKGAENCNPATAKTYIFLHLPQESEVKGKPRIGTTGRK, translated from the exons ATGTCGAATTTCTTGACAAGCACGAATCATAACCCTAACAAGTCCATTGAG GTGAATCAACCTCCAACTGATTCAGTctcaagtctcagtttcagtCCCAAAGCTAATTTCCTCGTTGCCACTTCCTGGGACAACCAG GTTCGGTGTTGGGAGGTAGCAAGGAATGGGGTGAATGTTGGTACTGTCCCCAAGGCATCTATATCTCATGACCACCCG GTTTTGTGCTCGACTTGGAAAGATGATGGCACAACTGTCTTCTCTGGTGGCTGTGACAAGCAAGTAAAGATGTGGCCTTTGTTATCTGGTGGTCAACCAATGACTGTTGCGATGCATGATGCACCAATCAAAGAGATCGCTTGGATTCCGGAGATGAGCCTTTTAGTAACTGGAAGCTGGGACAAAACTCTGAG GTACTGGGATACAAGGCAACCAAATCCAGTGCACACCCAGCAACTCCCGGAGCGCTGCTATGCAATGACAGTGAGGCATCCTCTGATGGTTGTTGGCACAGCTGATAGAAATCTGATTGTATACAACTTGCAAAATCCTCAG GTTGAATTCAAGAGAATCGTTTCACCCTTAAAGTATCAAACAAGGTGCCTTGCAGCATTCCCTGATCAACAAGGTTTCTTG GTTGGATCAATTGAAGGAAGAGTTGGGGTGCATCATTTGGATGATGGTCAGCAGGGAAAAAACTTCACTTTCAAATGCCACAGAGAGGGAAATGAAATATACTCTGTCAACTCCTTAAATTTCCATCCG ATACACCACACATTTGCAACTGCTGGATCAGATGGTGCTTTCAATTTTTGGGACAAGGATAGTAAACAGAGGTTGAAG GCCATGTTAAGATGCAACCAACCTATTCCTTGCAGTACCTTCAATAATGATGGTTCAATATTTGCCTACTCG GTCTGCTATGACTGGAGTAAAGGGGCAGAAAATTGTAATCCTGCTACAGCAAAGACGTACATCTTCCTCCACTTGCCACAG GAGTCTGAGGTTAAGGGCAAACCACGCATTGGTACTACAGGAAGAAAATAA